A DNA window from Candidatus Bodocaedibacter vickermanii contains the following coding sequences:
- a CDS encoding Dps family protein: MKIELILLNILTHQYRLFLKTQSYHWNVEGVNFISLHEKFEEHYKELLELIDTTAEHIRALGFKVPNVLNLFLTDSKMNESNETFTALEMLHDLIQSHQIMENILMDANKVVEELGDPVISDFFVDCLTFHRKARWILRSSC, translated from the coding sequence ATGAAAATTGAACTTATTTTATTGAATATCTTGACTCATCAATACCGATTGTTTCTTAAAACACAGTCGTATCATTGGAATGTCGAAGGGGTGAATTTTATTTCATTACACGAAAAATTTGAAGAACATTACAAAGAATTGCTGGAATTGATTGATACAACGGCAGAACATATTCGCGCCTTGGGATTTAAAGTACCCAACGTGTTGAATTTATTTCTTACGGATTCCAAAATGAATGAGAGCAACGAGACCTTTACTGCCTTAGAAATGTTGCACGACCTAATTCAATCTCATCAAATCATGGAAAACATATTGATGGATGCAAACAAAGTTGTAGAAGAACTTGGGGATCCTGTCATCAGTGATTTCTTTGTTGATTGTTTAAC
- a CDS encoding GNAT family N-acetyltransferase: MARFYVYDLSRECGFISSDWALPPDGLYESFDFKDYFQDADKRAFLIRVDQEIAGFVLINQSGLFAETTWNMGEFFVLAKFQNKGIGMQIATHVWNMHSGQWEVSVIPENKNAANFWRRVISEYSCGAYAESLQHVDYDSDQPLRIVFQLQA; the protein is encoded by the coding sequence ATGGCGCGTTTTTACGTCTATGATTTATCCAGGGAGTGTGGATTTATTTCATCCGATTGGGCGCTACCTCCGGATGGATTGTATGAAAGCTTTGATTTCAAAGACTATTTTCAAGATGCTGATAAACGAGCATTTTTGATACGAGTTGATCAGGAAATTGCCGGATTTGTTCTTATAAATCAATCGGGACTTTTTGCAGAAACCACTTGGAATATGGGGGAATTCTTTGTTCTTGCAAAATTTCAAAACAAAGGCATTGGAATGCAGATCGCAACGCACGTCTGGAATATGCATTCGGGGCAATGGGAAGTATCGGTTATTCCTGAAAACAAAAACGCCGCCAATTTCTGGCGACGTGTGATTTCGGAGTATTCTTGCGGAGCTTACGCAGAATCACTTCAACATGTTGACTATGATTCTGATCAACCTCTGCGAATTGTTTTTCAGTTGCAGGCTTAA